Proteins encoded within one genomic window of Halobacteroides halobius DSM 5150:
- a CDS encoding Maf family protein: protein MKKIVLASSSPRRKRLLDQLDIDFIVAPSNIDETKVEADNPKDLVQKLSYLKAKDIACKKDGVIIGADTIVELEDKVLEKPVNIDSAYKMLNNLSGTTHRVLTGVTIIADNQSLTDYKTTDVTLRRLSNKEIKDYIATGEPMDKAGGYGIQSKGAIFVEKIEGSFYNVVGLPLTKLVQMLQELGIVISFNE from the coding sequence ATGAAGAAGATAGTATTGGCTTCATCTTCACCACGAAGAAAAAGATTATTAGACCAGCTAGATATTGACTTTATAGTAGCACCTAGTAATATTGATGAAACTAAAGTAGAAGCAGATAATCCAAAAGATCTTGTGCAAAAATTATCTTATTTAAAGGCTAAAGATATAGCTTGTAAAAAAGACGGAGTGATTATTGGTGCAGATACAATAGTTGAATTAGAAGATAAGGTTTTAGAAAAGCCAGTTAATATAGATAGTGCTTATAAAATGTTGAATAATTTAAGTGGGACAACCCATCGGGTTTTAACTGGAGTTACAATTATAGCTGATAATCAAAGTTTAACTGATTATAAAACAACAGATGTTACTCTTAGAAGATTAAGTAATAAAGAAATAAAAGATTACATTGCTACTGGAGAACCAATGGATAAAGCAGGGGGTTATGGAATTCAGAGTAAAGGGGCTATTTTTGTGGAAAAAATCGAAGGGTCCTTTTATAATGTAGTGGGATTACCTTTAACTAAATTAGTGCAGATGCTACAGGAATTAGGAATAGTGATAAGTTTTAATGAGTGA
- a CDS encoding Gx transporter family protein produces MIRKRLFLSILIAGAIVLHIIEFSLPTFLFFPGAKLGLANIITLLVLVVYGFWSGIQVLLLRILISSLLIGTIFTPGFWLSLTGGLVSFLVMGYAYYHTDLYSVIGVSILGATFHNLGQIFMAYLLIGSWRVIIYLPYLLLLSLPTGIFVGIIVLNLKKHLSNTENIVFYNENS; encoded by the coding sequence GTGATTAGGAAAAGACTGTTTTTATCAATATTAATTGCTGGAGCAATCGTATTACATATTATAGAGTTTTCTTTGCCAACTTTTCTTTTCTTTCCTGGAGCTAAGTTAGGGCTAGCTAATATTATTACTCTACTCGTTTTAGTTGTCTACGGTTTTTGGTCTGGGATTCAGGTTTTATTATTAAGAATATTAATTTCTTCTCTATTAATAGGAACTATTTTCACTCCAGGGTTTTGGTTAAGTTTGACTGGTGGGTTAGTTAGTTTTTTAGTAATGGGATATGCATATTATCATACAGATCTATATAGTGTAATTGGAGTTAGTATTTTAGGGGCTACTTTTCATAATTTAGGACAAATATTTATGGCTTATTTATTAATTGGAAGTTGGAGGGTAATTATATATTTGCCTTATTTATTACTTTTATCATTACCAACTGGAATTTTTGTAGGGATTATTGTTTTAAATTTAAAAAAGCACTTGTCTAATACAGAGAATATTGTCTTTTATAATGAAAATTCCTGA
- a CDS encoding FMN-binding protein encodes MRKIFLLSLVILLTISIVGCSGGQETTNTTAQDKKVEKKVKKEAKPKEKVTKKEVSNAVTNLKDGKYLVKYNVSSHGNFPMAYMKVEDGRIASFEYNEYLAQSGEVKKDSNYDYKTPQVVDNLNKQFRAKKDLAKVDFDVMSGATHTKNNFKQAVKDLMAKAKAGKTYTPKYEDGVYKIKAKQASHGWLPQLRLVVKYGTIVGVDYDAIATKDDGKIDKGDEKTVKNYKYDKAPKAMKLFEKQIINKNGVQNINYDVVSGATHTKDRIVKFAGKLLQKSQ; translated from the coding sequence ATGAGAAAAATTTTTTTGTTATCATTAGTGATTTTGTTAACAATATCTATAGTGGGATGCTCTGGTGGTCAAGAAACAACTAATACTACGGCTCAGGATAAAAAAGTGGAAAAGAAAGTGAAAAAGGAAGCTAAGCCAAAAGAGAAAGTTACTAAAAAGGAAGTTAGTAATGCAGTTACTAATTTAAAAGATGGTAAGTATTTAGTAAAATATAATGTAAGTAGTCATGGTAACTTCCCAATGGCTTATATGAAGGTTGAAGATGGAAGGATAGCAAGTTTTGAGTATAATGAGTATTTAGCCCAATCTGGAGAGGTAAAAAAGGATAGTAACTATGATTATAAGACTCCACAAGTAGTAGATAACTTAAATAAGCAATTTAGGGCCAAAAAGGATTTGGCTAAGGTCGATTTTGATGTAATGTCAGGAGCAACACATACTAAAAATAACTTCAAACAAGCAGTTAAAGACCTTATGGCTAAAGCAAAAGCAGGAAAGACTTATACACCAAAGTATGAAGATGGGGTTTATAAGATTAAAGCAAAACAAGCTAGCCATGGTTGGTTACCACAGTTGAGATTAGTTGTGAAATATGGAACAATAGTAGGTGTTGATTACGATGCAATAGCAACTAAAGACGATGGGAAAATAGACAAAGGTGATGAAAAAACAGTTAAAAACTATAAGTATGACAAAGCACCAAAAGCAATGAAGTTGTTTGAAAAGCAGATTATTAATAAAAATGGTGTACAGAATATAAATTATGATGTAGTATCAGGAGCTACACATACTAAAGATAGAATAGTTAAGTTTGCTGGAAAACTTTTACAAAAATCCCAATAA
- a CDS encoding polyprenyl synthetase family protein gives MFWDRFPIIKEEMVDFEEYLYTNLTSKQSLIQEAILDLAKAGGKRIRPALIMASAHFGDYDQDRVWNVAGAMEILHMATLIHDDIIDEARLRRGAKTTQAQYGKDTAVFTGDYLFSLTFNLLSGKATQKQLQKVADVIKQICEGEIQQHQDRYKLAISYKDYLKRIKSKTALLFESSCYLGADLANLSKLNIRRLGKYGRYLGMAFQLTDDLLDFKEEITTLGKPDTNDFTQGIYTLPILYVILETGYDDQLKKLIKEPVKNSKAIKEIVNKAGGLEYTLSIANDYIKKAKKEVSKLPVNQYQNLLNQLADEVIERNF, from the coding sequence ATGTTTTGGGATAGATTTCCAATCATAAAAGAAGAAATGGTAGACTTTGAAGAATATTTATATACTAATTTAACTAGTAAGCAATCATTAATTCAGGAAGCTATCTTAGATTTGGCTAAGGCAGGAGGGAAAAGGATCAGACCTGCTTTAATAATGGCTTCGGCTCATTTTGGAGATTATGACCAGGATAGAGTTTGGAATGTTGCAGGGGCGATGGAGATATTACATATGGCGACTTTAATTCATGATGATATAATAGATGAAGCAAGGTTAAGAAGGGGAGCTAAGACAACTCAAGCTCAATATGGTAAAGATACAGCGGTTTTTACGGGTGATTATTTATTTAGTTTAACTTTTAATTTATTATCAGGAAAGGCAACCCAAAAGCAATTGCAAAAAGTTGCAGATGTGATAAAGCAGATTTGTGAAGGAGAAATTCAACAACACCAAGACAGATATAAGTTAGCTATATCTTATAAAGATTATTTAAAGCGAATTAAAAGCAAAACAGCATTACTTTTTGAGAGTAGTTGTTATCTAGGAGCAGACTTAGCTAATTTAAGTAAATTAAATATAAGAAGATTAGGAAAATATGGACGTTATTTAGGAATGGCTTTCCAACTTACTGATGATCTATTAGATTTTAAAGAAGAGATTACTACTCTAGGAAAACCGGATACTAATGATTTTACGCAAGGGATTTATACTTTACCTATCTTATACGTTATTTTAGAAACAGGATATGATGATCAATTAAAGAAGTTAATTAAAGAACCAGTAAAAAATAGTAAAGCAATTAAGGAAATAGTGAATAAAGCAGGAGGACTAGAATATACATTAAGTATAGCTAATGACTATATAAAAAAGGCTAAAAAAGAAGTAAGTAAATTACCTGTTAATCAGTATCAAAATTTGTTGAATCAATTAGCAGATGAAGTGATTGAAAGAAATTTTTAG
- a CDS encoding FAD:protein FMN transferase, which produces MRKYILVIMIMTMVGFIGCTEREQGMKSSLKTDYMMGTIVKMKVYASQPEKIIKKSFKIMDNLEQKMSLNIKGSEVKEINKLAGQKAVKISDATYQVIKKGLEYAKLSQGAFDPTIGPLVELWGIGTKEAQIPTQKEIANKLKLVDYSKLKLVPQKKKVLLTKDNMKLNLGANAKGYAADKVVQFWKAKGVKSGFISLGGNVSVLGTKPDGSLWKVGIQDPKEPRGNVMAIVEVKGKTVVTSGNYERYFMKDGVRYHHILNPKTGRPTRKRIISATIVTDNLSSLDADTLSTTVYVLGVKKGLELINKLPGVGALVITRNNKVYMTANLKDEVKIIKKDKYKVVKNN; this is translated from the coding sequence ATGCGAAAATATATTTTAGTAATAATGATAATGACGATGGTTGGTTTTATAGGTTGTACAGAAAGAGAACAGGGGATGAAATCTAGTTTAAAAACAGATTATATGATGGGGACTATAGTTAAAATGAAAGTTTATGCTTCACAACCAGAAAAGATAATTAAGAAGTCTTTTAAAATAATGGATAATTTAGAGCAGAAGATGAGCTTAAATATTAAAGGTAGTGAAGTGAAGGAGATTAATAAGTTAGCAGGGCAAAAGGCTGTTAAGATAAGCGATGCTACTTATCAAGTTATTAAGAAGGGATTAGAATATGCTAAGTTAAGTCAAGGAGCATTTGATCCTACTATTGGCCCGTTAGTTGAATTATGGGGTATAGGTACTAAAGAAGCCCAGATTCCTACACAAAAAGAAATAGCTAATAAATTAAAATTAGTTGATTATAGTAAGTTAAAGTTAGTTCCTCAAAAGAAGAAAGTATTGTTGACTAAAGATAATATGAAATTAAATCTAGGTGCTAATGCAAAAGGATATGCTGCTGATAAAGTGGTTCAGTTTTGGAAAGCAAAAGGAGTTAAGAGTGGCTTTATTAGTTTAGGAGGAAATGTTTCAGTTTTAGGAACTAAACCTGATGGTAGTTTATGGAAAGTAGGGATTCAAGATCCTAAAGAACCGAGAGGTAATGTAATGGCTATTGTAGAAGTCAAGGGTAAAACTGTGGTTACTTCTGGAAACTATGAACGTTACTTTATGAAAGATGGGGTTAGATATCATCATATTTTAAATCCTAAAACAGGAAGACCAACCAGAAAAAGGATTATTAGTGCTACTATTGTAACTGATAATTTATCTTCGCTTGATGCTGACACTTTATCGACAACTGTTTACGTACTAGGGGTTAAAAAAGGATTGGAATTGATTAATAAATTGCCGGGAGTCGGAGCACTAGTTATTACACGAAATAATAAGGTTTATATGACTGCGAATTTAAAAGATGAAGTAAAGATCATCAAAAAAGATAAGTATAAAGTAGTTAAAAATAATTAA
- a CDS encoding IS701 family transposase produces MSNNFILPDNKLIDKFFDENNFNLYYSKPALKHIKEFILAGISKGFSSKTTDIAEYSENHRTTIGHFLSKGNWNEEFIKEIIKNQSLEFSFDYAKNNDEPIFILHDDTVSEKTKPSSQAKSPIEKTDFCYSHLTGRTVLGHQLLTTMIQSGEHNLVYDLQRYDREGKSKIDTVCDIAESMPTPPTNAYALFDSWYNCPKIINAYAKKGYHCIGALKRNRIIYPKGIRIGISDYAKYIQKSDVHLVTVNGSEYWVHRYEGNLNNIENAVVILSWPVDAFKNSKALRAFLCTNVSLDEKTILEYYSKRWSIEVYFRQSKRILGLDKYQVRSIKAIDRIWVLQNLVYLFCTIGLDKPMKFGRGVLEARKHSKREYIEWIYECAQTGIPLNTTLELLNVA; encoded by the coding sequence ATGTCTAATAACTTTATTCTACCTGATAATAAGCTAATTGACAAGTTTTTTGACGAAAATAATTTTAATCTTTATTATTCTAAACCAGCTTTAAAGCATATAAAAGAATTCATTCTAGCAGGAATTTCTAAAGGGTTTTCATCTAAAACAACTGATATTGCAGAGTATAGTGAAAATCATAGAACTACAATTGGTCATTTCTTATCTAAAGGAAACTGGAATGAAGAATTCATTAAAGAAATTATTAAAAACCAAAGTTTAGAGTTTTCATTTGATTATGCAAAGAATAATGATGAACCAATCTTTATTCTTCATGATGACACTGTTTCTGAAAAGACTAAGCCTTCGTCACAGGCAAAGTCACCAATTGAGAAAACTGATTTTTGCTACTCTCATTTAACTGGAAGAACTGTGTTAGGACATCAATTATTAACTACTATGATTCAATCTGGTGAGCATAATTTAGTTTATGACCTTCAACGCTATGATAGAGAAGGCAAAAGTAAAATTGATACTGTTTGTGATATTGCAGAATCTATGCCTACACCACCTACAAATGCTTATGCATTATTTGATTCATGGTATAATTGTCCTAAAATAATTAATGCTTATGCTAAAAAGGGTTATCATTGCATTGGAGCTCTTAAAAGAAACCGCATTATTTACCCTAAAGGTATTAGAATCGGTATATCTGATTATGCAAAATATATTCAAAAGAGTGATGTTCACCTTGTGACCGTGAACGGCTCTGAATATTGGGTTCACCGTTATGAGGGAAACCTGAATAATATAGAAAATGCGGTTGTAATTTTATCTTGGCCTGTAGATGCTTTTAAGAATTCTAAGGCTTTAAGAGCATTCCTCTGCACTAATGTTTCTTTAGATGAAAAAACTATTTTAGAATACTATTCTAAACGCTGGTCTATTGAAGTATATTTTAGACAATCTAAAAGGATATTAGGTCTTGATAAATATCAAGTCAGATCTATCAAAGCCATAGATAGAATCTGGGTATTACAAAATTTAGTTTATTTATTTTGTACCATTGGTTTAGATAAACCAATGAAATTTGGCAGAGGTGTTCTAGAAGCCAGAAAGCACAGTAAAAGAGAATATATAGAATGGATTTATGAATGTGCTCAAACTGGCATACCATTAAATACCACTTTAGAGTTATTAAATGTTGCATAG
- a CDS encoding FAD-dependent oxidoreductase, translating into MKKIAILGAGYAGIKAAKTLNKKFKRDDTVDITLIDQNQHHTLLTELHEVAGNRIGPDGVKISLADVFAQTKVNLVQDKITNVETNNQKLISNTSEYDYDYLVLGVGSEPTYFNIPGMEENAFTLWSLDDAQQINSHIHNMFRLAANETDLDKRDEMLTFVVGGGGFTGIETVGEIAEWSEELCERYDILPQEVSIKVVEAMDSILPVLSERRINKAKKYLTEKLGVEVLTDTRICEVKENSVIINDCDEEIRTQTLVWTGGVKTKSLVKKLGLELNRRDRIEVNKYLQTSIDNIFAIGDNAYFETEDEWVLPQLVEAAVQAGKCVAQNIHAQITGSKMKEFDPQLHGVMVSIGSNYAVAELNPISGITIPLVGFLAMMTKHLINMHYLFEVNGFSLIWEYIEHQFKDVKGGIGMVIKHLSKKTGTFWLVLLRVFLGARFLLEGINKLQEGWLTGSEEHLVSGASSMLWSEGTPQLYIDLMKSIVAPNQIIFQKIMVLTELGIGLSLIFGCLTILGALAAIGMSANFIIGSLGSTSGIWEPLWLFLISITMLSGTGKAFGVDYYLIPWLLNLSKGSVRFNQRDLSV; encoded by the coding sequence ATGAAGAAGATTGCTATTCTTGGTGCTGGTTATGCAGGTATTAAAGCTGCTAAAACTCTTAACAAAAAATTTAAGCGAGATGATACAGTTGATATTACCTTAATAGATCAAAATCAGCATCATACCTTATTAACTGAGTTACATGAAGTTGCTGGGAATCGTATTGGCCCAGATGGTGTCAAAATTTCCTTAGCAGATGTTTTTGCCCAAACTAAGGTTAATTTAGTCCAAGATAAAATCACAAATGTTGAGACTAACAATCAAAAACTAATCTCTAATACTAGTGAATATGATTATGACTATTTAGTATTAGGAGTTGGTAGTGAGCCGACTTACTTTAACATTCCAGGTATGGAAGAAAATGCTTTTACCTTATGGTCTCTTGATGATGCACAACAAATTAACTCTCACATCCACAACATGTTTAGATTAGCTGCAAATGAGACTGACTTAGATAAGCGAGATGAGATGTTAACATTTGTCGTTGGTGGCGGTGGTTTTACAGGGATTGAAACTGTTGGTGAAATTGCAGAATGGTCTGAAGAATTATGTGAAAGATATGATATTTTACCTCAGGAAGTAAGTATTAAAGTTGTAGAAGCAATGGATAGTATTCTTCCGGTTCTTAGTGAAAGAAGAATTAATAAAGCTAAAAAATACCTGACTGAAAAATTAGGAGTAGAAGTTCTAACTGACACTAGAATCTGTGAAGTTAAAGAAAATAGTGTTATAATCAACGATTGTGATGAAGAGATCAGAACTCAAACTTTGGTTTGGACAGGTGGAGTAAAAACTAAAAGTCTTGTCAAAAAATTAGGTTTAGAGTTAAATCGTAGAGATCGCATTGAAGTTAATAAATACTTACAAACTTCTATTGATAACATTTTTGCTATTGGGGATAATGCTTACTTTGAAACAGAAGATGAATGGGTACTACCTCAATTAGTTGAAGCTGCAGTACAAGCTGGTAAATGTGTGGCCCAAAACATCCATGCTCAAATTACAGGTTCAAAAATGAAAGAATTTGACCCTCAATTACATGGAGTTATGGTTTCTATAGGCTCAAATTATGCAGTTGCAGAACTAAACCCTATATCTGGAATCACTATTCCTCTAGTAGGCTTTTTAGCTATGATGACCAAACACCTTATTAATATGCATTATCTCTTTGAAGTAAACGGCTTTAGTTTAATTTGGGAGTATATCGAACATCAATTTAAAGATGTCAAAGGAGGAATCGGAATGGTAATTAAACATTTAAGTAAAAAAACAGGTACTTTCTGGTTAGTATTACTAAGAGTCTTCCTAGGAGCTAGATTCTTATTAGAAGGTATTAATAAGTTACAAGAAGGTTGGTTAACTGGATCAGAAGAACATCTAGTTTCAGGTGCCTCTTCTATGTTATGGAGTGAAGGTACACCTCAATTGTATATTGATCTAATGAAATCTATTGTTGCACCTAATCAAATAATTTTCCAAAAAATAATGGTACTAACTGAACTTGGTATCGGTCTAAGTTTAATCTTTGGTTGCTTAACCATTCTTGGTGCTTTAGCTGCAATAGGTATGAGTGCTAACTTTATTATAGGAAGCTTAGGTTCAACTTCTGGCATTTGGGAACCACTCTGGTTATTCTTAATCTCAATCACTATGCTTTCTGGGACAGGAAAAGCATTTGGAGTTGACTATTATTTAATTCCTTGGCTTCTAAATCTATCTAAAGGATCAGTAAGATTTAATCAAAGAGATTTATCAGTGTGA
- a CDS encoding YkuS family protein — protein sequence MARKKGKKGKVAVENGLSSVAKRLKKDGFEVATIGANANAGGAAGTNATGGATGANATNATGRATGANATNAAGGAAGANTKNAAGASVVGKSDLQDADAVIVSGKNKGVMNAAKNAKGQVINAQGMSANKVRSQIKNKLGK from the coding sequence ATGGCACGAAAGAAAGGTAAAAAAGGTAAAGTAGCTGTTGAGAATGGACTATCAAGTGTTGCTAAAAGATTAAAAAAGGATGGTTTTGAGGTAGCTACTATAGGTGCTAATGCAAATGCTGGTGGTGCAGCTGGAACTAACGCTACTGGTGGAGCTACAGGAGCGAACGCTACTAACGCTACTGGTAGAGCAACAGGAGCGAATGCTACTAACGCCGCTGGTGGAGCAGCAGGAGCTAATACTAAAAATGCTGCAGGTGCTAGTGTTGTAGGTAAGTCTGACTTACAAGATGCAGACGCAGTAATTGTTAGTGGTAAGAATAAAGGTGTTATGAATGCAGCTAAAAATGCTAAAGGTCAGGTAATTAATGCTCAGGGAATGTCTGCTAATAAGGTAAGAAGTCAAATTAAGAATAAATTAGGTAAATAA
- a CDS encoding DUF302 domain-containing protein has product MFHYTIETDKSVVDAINLLQEELTSEGFGILWEFDIQDKLQEKGLAFEQEYYILEVCNPQEAQKVLEHNQLTGYFLPCKIAVYSDKDSRLTKIGLPKPTSLIDLAADEKLTEIAEDIEKRLINCIDNIK; this is encoded by the coding sequence ATGTTTCACTATACTATTGAAACAGATAAATCTGTTGTAGATGCAATTAATCTCTTGCAAGAAGAGCTTACAAGTGAAGGGTTTGGAATATTATGGGAGTTTGATATCCAAGATAAATTACAGGAAAAAGGTTTGGCCTTTGAACAAGAATACTATATTCTTGAAGTATGTAACCCCCAAGAAGCTCAAAAAGTACTAGAACATAATCAGTTAACTGGTTATTTTTTACCTTGTAAAATTGCTGTTTATAGTGATAAAGATAGTAGACTAACTAAGATTGGACTTCCTAAACCAACTTCTTTAATTGATTTAGCAGCTGATGAAAAGTTAACAGAGATTGCTGAAGATATTGAGAAGCGATTAATTAACTGTATCGATAATATTAAATAA
- a CDS encoding RnfABCDGE type electron transport complex subunit B, whose product MNLTIFKSAVSSMGILGAVFAGGLAYASVKFSVDEDPRKGKIEEALPGANCGACGYPGCFSFAEGVVKEEVAVDGCPVGGEEVADKVAQIMGVDAKSSKQEVKVAQVLCQGGNQETTMKANYEGVATCQAANMEVNIKSCSYGCLGFGDCEAVCQFDAIYMTDNGLPKIDEKKCTGCEECVIECPRNIISLMSNQEAVTTKCVSTLGATEVKQSCDIGCIGCSLCAKKCPVDAIEMEDNLPVVDAEECIGCNQCVKVCPTDAMVETPFEVEDTSTSEDSGQIVIGDECVGCTLCTNKCPVDAISGEQGGQHEIDQVECIQCEQCIAVCPKETIGYE is encoded by the coding sequence ATGAACTTAACCATTTTTAAAAGTGCAGTTTCTAGTATGGGGATTTTAGGAGCAGTATTTGCTGGAGGTTTGGCTTATGCTTCAGTTAAATTTTCTGTTGATGAAGACCCTAGAAAAGGGAAAATAGAAGAAGCTTTACCAGGTGCTAATTGTGGTGCTTGTGGTTATCCAGGTTGTTTCAGTTTTGCAGAAGGAGTAGTTAAGGAAGAAGTGGCAGTTGATGGTTGTCCTGTTGGTGGCGAAGAAGTAGCAGATAAAGTAGCCCAAATTATGGGAGTGGATGCTAAAAGTTCTAAGCAAGAAGTTAAAGTAGCGCAAGTTTTATGTCAAGGTGGTAACCAAGAAACTACTATGAAGGCTAATTATGAAGGAGTAGCGACTTGTCAGGCTGCTAATATGGAAGTTAATATCAAATCTTGTAGTTATGGTTGTCTAGGCTTTGGTGATTGTGAAGCTGTTTGTCAATTTGATGCTATCTATATGACTGATAATGGTCTGCCTAAAATTGATGAAAAGAAATGTACCGGTTGTGAAGAGTGTGTAATTGAGTGTCCACGTAATATAATTTCTTTGATGAGTAATCAAGAAGCAGTAACGACTAAGTGTGTATCTACTTTAGGTGCTACTGAAGTTAAACAATCTTGCGATATAGGTTGTATAGGTTGTAGTTTATGTGCTAAAAAGTGTCCTGTAGATGCTATTGAAATGGAAGATAATCTACCAGTAGTTGATGCAGAAGAATGTATCGGTTGTAATCAATGTGTTAAAGTCTGTCCAACTGATGCTATGGTAGAGACTCCATTTGAAGTTGAGGATACTTCAACTTCAGAAGATAGTGGTCAGATTGTAATTGGTGATGAATGTGTAGGTTGTACCCTTTGTACCAATAAATGTCCTGTTGATGCTATCTCTGGAGAGCAAGGTGGACAGCACGAAATAGACCAGGTTGAATGTATTCAGTGTGAGCAGTGTATTGCTGTTTGTCCTAAAGAAACAATTGGATATGAATAA
- the rsxA gene encoding electron transport complex subunit RsxA, with the protein MDSIGGLFVLFLTASITNNFILAQFLGICPFLGVSKEIPTAFSMGLATTFVMTMSAICVWAIDSLILVPLGLGYMRYVAFILVIASFVQLTEMIIKKVSPPLYKALGIFLPLITTNCAILGLALQIPMNGYNFIESTVFGLGAGVGFTLALVLMAGMREKLDFANVPKPLRGAPITLLIAGMMAMAFMGFAGI; encoded by the coding sequence ATGGATAGTATAGGAGGATTATTTGTACTTTTTTTAACGGCATCAATTACTAATAACTTTATTTTGGCCCAGTTTTTAGGGATCTGTCCTTTCTTAGGAGTTTCTAAAGAAATTCCAACAGCATTTAGTATGGGGTTAGCTACTACTTTTGTAATGACTATGTCTGCTATTTGTGTCTGGGCTATTGATTCATTAATTTTAGTTCCTTTAGGGTTAGGATATATGAGATACGTTGCTTTTATTCTAGTAATTGCTTCCTTTGTACAACTAACTGAAATGATAATTAAAAAAGTTAGTCCACCATTATATAAGGCCTTAGGAATTTTTCTACCATTAATTACTACTAATTGTGCAATTTTAGGTTTAGCTTTACAGATTCCAATGAATGGTTATAACTTTATTGAAAGTACAGTTTTTGGTTTAGGAGCAGGTGTAGGTTTTACATTAGCTTTAGTATTAATGGCTGGTATGAGAGAAAAGTTAGACTTTGCTAATGTCCCTAAACCTTTACGAGGAGCACCAATTACTTTATTGATTGCTGGAATGATGGCAATGGCATTTATGGGGTTTGCAGGAATTTAA
- the rsxE gene encoding electron transport complex subunit RsxE: MFKLWKDFSKGIWEENPALVMLLGMCPTLAVTNTATNGFAMGLATTFVLLGAGIVNSLLRNLIPDEVRIPSFIVVIATFVTIVDYVAKAYFPAIAASLKLFIPLIVVNCLILGRSESFASKMPVHRSVFDALGMGIGFTWALTFLGIIRELLGFGTIFSIQVMGDWFNTWGIMVLPAGAFLSLGTVLGVVNAIKDQSISFQDLIGGSNSQVNNDRSKSI, encoded by the coding sequence TTGTTTAAATTATGGAAGGACTTTAGTAAAGGGATATGGGAAGAGAACCCTGCTTTAGTAATGTTATTAGGAATGTGCCCAACTTTAGCTGTAACGAATACAGCCACTAATGGATTTGCTATGGGATTAGCAACTACTTTTGTATTATTAGGGGCTGGAATTGTGAATTCTTTATTAAGAAACTTGATTCCAGATGAAGTTAGGATTCCTAGTTTTATTGTTGTAATTGCTACTTTTGTAACAATTGTTGATTATGTAGCTAAGGCTTATTTTCCTGCGATTGCAGCTTCTTTAAAGTTATTTATTCCACTAATCGTAGTAAATTGTTTGATTTTAGGGCGCTCAGAATCTTTTGCCTCTAAAATGCCTGTTCACCGCTCAGTTTTTGATGCTTTGGGTATGGGAATAGGATTTACTTGGGCTTTAACTTTTTTAGGAATTATAAGAGAATTACTTGGCTTTGGAACTATATTTAGTATTCAAGTGATGGGAGATTGGTTTAATACATGGGGGATTATGGTCTTGCCCGCTGGTGCCTTTTTAAGTTTAGGAACTGTATTAGGTGTTGTTAATGCCATTAAAGATCAATCAATTAGTTTTCAGGATCTAATTGGAGGTTCTAATAGTCAAGTTAATAATGATAGATCAAAAAGTATTTAG
- a CDS encoding RnfABCDGE type electron transport complex subunit G, with translation MAKIKPRLIIVLTLIMIVSALVLTYVYQVTTPIIKAQAQEKKEKAILDVLPGAIKYKKVTKEGLTLYKGIDKSGNTVGYAVQNSGQGFQSIIKLMIGMDLKENKIIKINILSQAETPGLGSRITEKQFKAQFQGKSFSDAFKAKKDVDAITGATISSQALSDVLDEAIAKVQQVYGGGE, from the coding sequence ATGGCTAAAATAAAACCTCGGTTGATTATAGTGTTAACTTTAATTATGATTGTCTCTGCATTGGTGTTAACTTACGTTTATCAGGTAACAACACCTATAATTAAAGCTCAAGCTCAGGAAAAGAAAGAAAAAGCAATTTTAGATGTATTACCTGGGGCTATAAAATATAAAAAAGTAACTAAAGAAGGACTTACTTTGTATAAAGGGATTGATAAGTCTGGTAATACAGTAGGTTATGCTGTTCAAAATTCTGGGCAAGGGTTTCAAAGTATAATAAAATTAATGATCGGAATGGATCTAAAGGAAAATAAAATAATTAAGATAAATATTTTATCTCAAGCAGAAACTCCAGGTTTAGGGTCTAGAATAACTGAGAAACAATTTAAGGCTCAATTTCAAGGGAAGTCTTTTTCTGACGCATTTAAAGCTAAAAAAGATGTTGATGCTATTACGGGAGCAACTATTTCTTCTCAGGCTTTAAGTGATGTTTTAGATGAAGCTATTGCAAAAGTACAGCAAGTTTATGGTGGAGGTGAGTAA